One Diospyros lotus cultivar Yz01 chromosome 1, ASM1463336v1, whole genome shotgun sequence genomic window carries:
- the LOC127810984 gene encoding DNA damage-repair/toleration protein DRT100-like produces MNACAVLTRERERERKWGLVERETAMASFSLLLITALLLAVSSAVESCPPADRAALLAFKAALHEPYLGIFNSWTGADCCHNWYGVSCDPTTRRVADINLRGESEDPIFQKAHRTGFMTGFISPAICRLSRLSSITIADWKGISGPIPPCISKLPFLRILDLIGNKISGEIPTEIGRLSRLSVLNVADNNIGGTIPRSVTNLSSLMHLDLRNNRLSGTIPRNIGKLRMLSRALLSRNRLTGSIPISISYIYRLADLDLSFNRISGPIPASLGKMAVLATLNLDGNLISGTIPPTLINSSISILNLSRNAIEGTIPDVFGLKSYFMEIDLAHNLLKGPIPKSITSAAYIGHLDVSHNHLCGPIPEGEPFVHLEASSFVFNDCLCGRPLRAC; encoded by the coding sequence ATGAATGCATGTGCAGTCctgacgagagagagagagagagagcgcaagTGGGGACttgtagagagagaaacagcaATGGCTTCCTTCTCCTTGCTCTTAATCACCGCCCTCTTGCTCGCCGTCAGCTCTGCCGTGGAGTCCTGCCCGCCGGCAGACCGGGCGGCTTTGCTGGCATTCAAAGCCGCCCTGCATGAACCCTACTTGGGCATCTTCAACTCCTGGACGGGCGCCGACTGTTGCCATAACTGGTATGGCGTCAGCTGCGACCCCACCACCCGCCGCGTCGCCGACATCAACCTCCGCGGCGAGTCGGAGGACCCCATCTTCCAGAAGGCCCACCGGACTGGCTTCATGACCGGCTTCATATCTCCCGCCATCTGCAGGCTCAGCCGCCTCTCCAGCATCACCATCGCCGATTGGAAGGGCATCTCCGGCCCCATCCCACCCTGCATTTCCAAACTTCCGTTTCTCCGGATCCTCGACCTGATCGGAAACAAGATCTCCGGCGAAATCCCCACTGAAATTGGCAGGCTGAGTCGACTCTCCGTGTTGAACGTCGCCGACAACAACATCGGCGGCACCATACCCCGATCCGTAACCAATCTATCGTCGTTGATGCACTTGGACCTCCGGAACAATCGGCTCTCCGGTACCATTCCACGTAACATCGGCAAGCTCCGAATGCTGAGCCGGGCCTTACTGAGTCGGAACCGACTCACCGGGTCGATCCCCATCTCCATCTCTTACATATATCGACTCGCCGATTTGGATCTCTCTTTCAACAGAATTTCGGGGCCCATTCCGGCGAGTCTCGGGAAAATGGCGGTTCTGGCCACCTTAAACCTCGACGGAAACCTGATTTCGGGGACCATTCCGCCGACATTGATCAACTCGTCCATTAGCATTCTGAACTTGAGCAGAAACGCGATCGAAGGGACGATACCCGACGTTTTCGGGTTGAAATCGTACTTTATGGAGATAGATTTGGCGCATAATCTGCTAAAGGGTCCAATTCCGAAGTCAATCACGTCGGCGGCGTACATCGGCCACCTCGACGTGAGCCACAACCACCTGTGCGGGCCGATCCCGGAGGGGGAGCCGTTCGTCCATCTCGAAGCGTCGTCGTTTGTTTTCAACGATTGCCTGTGTGGGCGACCGTTGAGAGCTTGTTAA
- the LOC127804697 gene encoding uncharacterized protein LOC127804697 → MVGELLLRIQQVEARHGAHDMRESHEEKTPFSREIELEPLPRRFKVPSIPQYNGDSDPFDHLDAFNVQMDLQTSSSLAKCRAFPATLGDIPRAWLRRLHSHSIYYIERFKREVNNVESPSDESILTAIFAGLRKDGKFYESIYKSLVRDLGEFYEQAAKEVRWEEMFGLKKPGDQKKVTEHTGQSKKRADEDSRKEGQKRSPNDQATKKIFTTERNKEDFRRPNPLKTPDKYRTKSKFCAYHNEVEHTTSECWALKDAIEELIRRGRLHDYVVRPRDHQPKQPAQQNLGQAPE, encoded by the exons ATGGTGGGGGAACTACTGCTAAGAATTCAACAGGTGGAGGCCAGACATGGGGCACACGACATGAGGGAAAGCCATGAAGAAAAGACCCCATTCTCAAGGGAAATAGAGCTGGAGCCCCTCCCCCGCAGATTTAAGGTTCCTAGCATCCCTCAGTACAATGGGGATAGCGACCCCTTCGATCACCTGGACGCTTTCAATGTCCAGATGGACCTGCAAACCTCCAGCTCATTGGCCAAGTGCCGAGCTTTCCCTGCGACCTTGGGAGATATCCCCCGAGCGTGGCTAAGGAGACTTCACTCCCACAGCATTT ATTACATAGAGAGGTTCAAACGCGAAGTTAATAATGTCGAGAGCCCCTCCGACGAAAGTATCTTGACTGCGATCTTCGCTGGGCTTCGAAAGGATGGGAAATTCTACGAAAGCATCTATAAATCTCTGGTGAGGGATCTTGGCGAGTTCTACGAGCAAGCTGCGAAGGAGGTTCGGTGGGAAGAAATGTTTGGCCTAAAAAAGCCGGGCGACCAGAAGAAGGTGACGGAACACACTGGCCAGAGCAAGAAGAGAGCTGATGAGGACTCTCGCAAGGAAGGTCAAAAACGAAGCCCTAATGACCAGGCGACCAAAAAG ATCTTCACCACAGAGCGTAACAAGGAGGATTTCAGAAGGCCTAATCCCCTGAAGACTCCCGACAAGTACAGAACCAAGAGCAAGTTCTGCGCCTACCACAACGAAGTAGAACATACCACCTCTGAGTGCTGGGCGCTGAAAGACGCCATCGAGGAGCTGATCAGGAGAGGTCGGCTACACGACTATGTGGTGCGTCCTAGGGATCATCAGCCCAAACAGCCGGCTCAACAAAACCTTGGTCAAGCTCCCGAATAG
- the LOC127787933 gene encoding 60S ribosomal protein L31-like produces the protein MVEKASKGRKEEVVTREYTINLHKRLHGCTFKKKAPKAIKEIRKFAQKAMGTPDVRVDVKLNKLIWSRGIRSVQRRVRVRIARKRNEDEDAKEELYSLVTVAEIPAEGLKGLGTKIIEDDD, from the exons ATGGTGGAGAAAGCCAGCAAAGGCAGAAAAGAAGAGGTGGTGACTAGAGAGTACACCATCAATCTCCACAAACGCCTCCATGGATG CACATTCAAGAAAAAGGCACCAAAAGCCATAAAGGAAATTAGGAAATTTGCACAAAAGGCTATGGGAACCCCAGATGTTAGAGTGGATGTGAAGTTGAACAAACTAATTTGGAGCCGAGGCATCCGAAGTGTTCAAAGGAGAGTCCGCGTGCGTATTGCCCGAAAGAGAAATGAGGACGAAGATGCTAAGGAAGAGCTTTACTCGCTCGTTACTGTCGCTGAGATCCCAGCAGAGGGTCTGAAGGGATTGGGAACCAAAATCATTGAGGATGATGATTAA